The Halalkalibaculum roseum genome window below encodes:
- a CDS encoding DUF5694 domain-containing protein, protein MIDFTAKLWGINVTTERGIIPLLLILIFMIEPVTVMGQQTTEGEQFIKEKFFEQEEPSIEVLVVGSFHFNSVPEFYDMESEEKQSEIYTLVNNLAEFRPDKIALEFERKDSSYVDSLYRAYRNDNHELRVNEREQVGFRLAKQLDHQKVQAIDYKKPWGMEKVLKWAKKNDPKFVEFVEQWQKDNARLDSILFNSKTIGQILSLQASDAYLDRIQEARMQIMEVGADENYLGIEPNASVYKRNMRIFANLTSIADPGDRILIVYGAGHSYFFNEFISQHPDMKLADPHRYLPEFN, encoded by the coding sequence ATGATCGATTTTACGGCTAAACTTTGGGGCATAAATGTTACAACAGAACGTGGTATAATACCTCTTCTACTTATCCTCATATTCATGATTGAGCCTGTTACCGTTATGGGACAGCAGACTACAGAGGGAGAACAGTTTATTAAAGAGAAGTTTTTTGAACAAGAAGAACCATCCATAGAAGTATTGGTAGTAGGCTCCTTTCACTTCAATAGCGTACCTGAATTTTATGATATGGAGTCAGAAGAAAAACAGAGCGAAATTTATACGCTGGTAAATAATCTGGCTGAATTCAGGCCCGATAAAATTGCACTAGAGTTCGAACGAAAGGACAGTAGCTACGTGGATAGCCTGTATCGGGCTTATAGAAATGATAATCATGAGCTAAGGGTGAATGAACGGGAGCAGGTTGGCTTTCGCCTTGCAAAACAGTTGGATCATCAAAAGGTGCAAGCCATTGACTATAAGAAGCCATGGGGCATGGAGAAAGTACTAAAATGGGCGAAGAAGAATGACCCCAAATTTGTGGAGTTTGTGGAACAGTGGCAGAAAGATAATGCGCGACTGGATTCCATACTATTCAATAGTAAGACCATTGGTCAGATCTTATCTTTGCAGGCCAGTGATGCCTATCTAGATCGGATTCAGGAAGCCAGGATGCAGATCATGGAAGTCGGTGCGGATGAAAACTATTTAGGGATAGAACCTAATGCCTCGGTGTACAAAAGGAATATGCGCATCTTTGCCAATTTGACCTCCATCGCAGATCCGGGCGACCGTATCCTGATTGTCTATGGGGCCGGACACTCTTATTTCTTCAATGAATTCATCAGCCAGCACCCCGATATGAAACTGGCCGATCCCCATCGATATTTGCCGGAGTTTAACTGA